Proteins co-encoded in one Aquincola tertiaricarbonis genomic window:
- a CDS encoding type IV pilus modification PilV family protein, protein MRTPRTRRHALRGFGMLEALIAMVVLVFGLLGMSRFQAKVVKAGTDGQVRLQALRMADQLANLVRIDRPANAACYTAPAAGTCDNAAARTLTDNWRTATLAALPGTATATSTLNAANGRLTIRLGWTGKLQQDAGEDDANAPYVEVVTDVRF, encoded by the coding sequence ATGCGCACGCCCCGCACCCGCCGCCATGCGCTGCGTGGCTTCGGCATGCTGGAAGCCCTGATCGCCATGGTGGTGCTGGTGTTCGGCCTGCTGGGCATGTCGCGCTTCCAGGCCAAGGTGGTCAAGGCCGGCACCGATGGCCAGGTGCGCCTGCAGGCGCTGCGCATGGCCGACCAGCTGGCCAACCTGGTGCGCATCGACCGGCCGGCCAATGCCGCCTGCTACACCGCGCCGGCGGCCGGCACCTGCGACAACGCGGCGGCACGCACCCTCACCGACAACTGGCGCACGGCCACGCTGGCCGCGCTGCCCGGCACGGCCACTGCCACGTCCACGCTCAACGCGGCCAACGGACGCCTGACCATCCGCCTGGGCTGGACCGGCAAGCTGCAGCAGGACGCGGGTGAAGACGACGCCAACGCCCCCTACGTGGAGGTGGTGACCGATGTGCGCTTCTAG
- the ruvB gene encoding Holliday junction branch migration DNA helicase RuvB, producing MSIQTDDFGASALPARRMVSAAPSSPNEEAIERALRPKGLAEYVGQAKAREQLEIFIGAAKKRAEALDHVLLFGPPGLGKTTLSHIIATELGVNLRQTSGPVLEKPKDLAAILTNLEKNDVLFIDEIHRLSPVVEEILYPALEDYQIDIMIGEGPAARSIKLDLQPFTLVGATTRAGMLTNPLRDRFGIVARLEFYTPEELARIVHRSAGLLNAPIDAAGAAEIARRSRGTPRIANRLLRRVRDYAEVKGNGRIDKSIADRALAMLDVDPHGLDVMDRKLLEAVVHRFDGGPVGLDNVAAAIGEESGTIEDVIEPYLIQQGYLQRTPRGRIATLAAYRHLGVAPPASGGGGDLFSS from the coding sequence ATGAGCATCCAGACCGACGATTTCGGCGCCTCCGCCCTGCCCGCGCGCCGCATGGTGAGCGCCGCGCCGTCGTCGCCCAACGAGGAAGCCATCGAGCGGGCCTTGCGCCCCAAGGGCCTGGCCGAGTACGTGGGCCAGGCCAAGGCGCGGGAACAGCTCGAGATCTTCATCGGCGCGGCCAAGAAGCGCGCCGAGGCGCTGGACCATGTGCTGCTGTTCGGCCCGCCGGGCCTGGGCAAGACCACGCTCAGCCACATCATCGCCACCGAGCTGGGCGTGAACCTGCGCCAGACCTCGGGCCCGGTGCTGGAAAAGCCGAAAGACCTGGCGGCCATCCTCACCAACCTCGAGAAGAACGACGTCCTCTTCATTGACGAGATCCATCGCCTGTCGCCCGTGGTCGAGGAGATCCTGTACCCGGCACTGGAGGACTACCAGATCGACATCATGATCGGCGAGGGCCCGGCGGCCCGCTCGATCAAGCTGGACCTGCAGCCCTTCACGCTGGTGGGCGCCACCACCCGCGCCGGCATGTTGACCAACCCGCTGCGCGACCGCTTCGGCATCGTCGCGCGGCTGGAGTTCTACACGCCCGAGGAACTGGCGCGCATCGTGCACCGCTCGGCCGGGCTGCTGAATGCGCCGATCGACGCCGCCGGCGCCGCCGAAATCGCCCGCCGCTCGCGCGGCACGCCCCGCATCGCCAACCGGCTGCTGCGCCGGGTGCGCGACTATGCCGAGGTCAAGGGCAATGGCCGCATCGACAAGTCGATCGCCGACCGCGCGCTGGCCATGCTGGACGTGGACCCGCACGGCCTGGACGTGATGGACCGCAAGCTGCTGGAAGCGGTGGTGCACCGCTTCGACGGCGGGCCGGTGGGCCTGGACAACGTGGCCGCCGCCATCGGCGAAGAAAGCGGCACCATCGAAGACGTGATCGAGCCCTACCTCATCCAGCAGGGTTACCTGCAGCGCACGCCGCGCGGGCGCATCGCCACCCTGGCCGCCTACCGCCACCTGGGCGTGGCCCCGCCGGCCAGCGGCGGCGGTGGCGACCTCTTCAGCAGCTAG
- a CDS encoding DUF2946 family protein, whose protein sequence is MNPTFRLHLLRRAAWLALCAMLWLALAPTVVHAVEAVQGPMPWAQICSASGFKAAPGSPAEAADHLKSHCPFCALSQLGAALPPAPAAFIFLPDERAHELPRLFLQAPHTLHAWRHALSRGPPFFA, encoded by the coding sequence GTGAACCCCACCTTCCGCCTTCACCTGCTGCGCCGCGCAGCCTGGCTCGCGCTCTGCGCGATGCTGTGGCTGGCCCTGGCGCCGACCGTGGTGCATGCGGTGGAGGCGGTGCAGGGCCCCATGCCCTGGGCGCAGATTTGCTCGGCCAGCGGCTTCAAGGCGGCGCCTGGCAGCCCCGCCGAAGCGGCCGATCACCTGAAGTCGCATTGCCCCTTCTGCGCGCTGTCGCAGCTGGGGGCCGCGCTGCCGCCGGCACCGGCGGCCTTCATCTTCCTGCCCGACGAGCGCGCGCACGAGCTGCCGCGGCTCTTCCTGCAGGCGCCGCACACGCTGCATGCGTGGCGGCACGCGCTCTCGCGCGGCCCCCCTTTCTTCGCCTGA
- a CDS encoding PilW family protein produces the protein MCASRRLGAAQRGLSIIELMIGIVISLLVGLAASSSAMVFGAMQRQGLGAGAAVVSGATTLAQMKEDAAQAGLGFFGNGAYMCSGLNLRVGATVLDQANFSPVRITRSGGQDQLDLVYATAVAGGANVALRTASNMGQAELQTYLPANVGDAVLLAPAQLGAPCTARSVTAVVASTETTPQTLTFAATGLHNQGAAITNPALYPIGARVSLLGALQWHRYRVVEGNLQLELPLQAGANATVVLVRNVVALRVRLGIVALGTDTLQGWVEPDAAAPGGGTWGEPTTAADAQRVRALRVNLVTRSPQAELPKAGQSCEATTAAIPLFDAADNLTLTPTDMGSTAWQCFRYRNNDMVIPLRNYIVGLRP, from the coding sequence ATGTGCGCTTCTAGACGCCTGGGCGCCGCCCAGCGCGGCCTGTCGATCATCGAGCTGATGATCGGCATCGTCATCTCGCTGCTGGTCGGCCTGGCCGCCAGCAGCAGCGCGATGGTGTTCGGCGCGATGCAGCGCCAGGGCCTGGGCGCCGGCGCCGCGGTGGTGAGCGGCGCCACCACGCTGGCGCAGATGAAGGAAGACGCGGCGCAGGCCGGCCTGGGCTTCTTCGGCAATGGCGCCTACATGTGCAGCGGCCTCAACCTGCGGGTGGGCGCCACGGTGCTGGACCAGGCGAACTTCTCCCCCGTGCGCATCACGCGCTCCGGCGGCCAGGACCAGCTGGATCTGGTGTACGCCACGGCGGTGGCCGGCGGCGCCAACGTGGCGCTGCGCACCGCCTCCAACATGGGCCAGGCCGAGCTGCAGACCTACCTGCCCGCCAACGTCGGCGATGCGGTGCTGCTGGCTCCGGCCCAACTGGGCGCGCCCTGCACTGCGCGCAGCGTCACCGCGGTCGTCGCGTCCACCGAGACCACGCCGCAGACGCTCACCTTCGCGGCCACTGGCCTGCACAACCAGGGCGCCGCCATCACCAACCCGGCGCTTTATCCCATCGGCGCGCGTGTGTCGCTGCTGGGCGCCCTGCAATGGCATCGCTACCGAGTGGTCGAAGGCAACCTGCAGCTGGAGCTGCCGCTGCAGGCCGGCGCCAATGCCACGGTGGTACTGGTACGCAACGTGGTGGCGCTGCGGGTGCGCCTGGGCATCGTCGCTCTTGGCACGGACACCCTCCAGGGCTGGGTGGAGCCCGATGCCGCCGCGCCCGGTGGCGGCACCTGGGGCGAACCGACCACCGCCGCCGACGCGCAGCGCGTGCGCGCCCTGCGTGTGAACCTGGTGACGCGCAGCCCCCAGGCCGAGCTGCCCAAGGCAGGCCAGTCCTGCGAAGCCACCACTGCGGCCATCCCGCTGTTCGACGCGGCCGACAACCTCACGCTGACGCCGACCGACATGGGCAGCACCGCCTGGCAATGCTTCCGCTACCGCAACAACGACATGGTGATTCCGCTGCGCAACTACATCGTGGGGCTGCGCCCATGA
- a CDS encoding GspH/FimT family pseudopilin: MRHLMHRRAARGLTLIELMVTVAIAGILMMAGMPYLGDYIQNSRLREAGNSAYSSAMYAQSEAIKRNGRVRLSIDGSTVQVIDRVGLAAADAGTVLRTVTLPDGVRLSAAATVDFGSEGRTWPAGTTQTFNFIKTGVTCSTDIRCPALVVEAGGGVRLCPIQSQCS, encoded by the coding sequence ATGCGACACCTGATGCACCGCCGCGCCGCGCGAGGCCTGACGCTGATCGAGCTGATGGTCACCGTGGCCATCGCCGGCATCCTGATGATGGCCGGCATGCCCTACCTGGGCGACTACATCCAGAACTCGCGCCTGCGCGAAGCCGGCAACAGCGCCTACAGCAGCGCCATGTACGCGCAAAGCGAAGCCATCAAGCGCAACGGCCGCGTGCGCCTGTCCATCGACGGCAGCACGGTGCAGGTGATCGACCGCGTCGGCCTGGCGGCCGCCGACGCCGGCACGGTGTTGCGCACCGTGACCCTGCCCGACGGCGTGCGGCTGTCGGCCGCGGCCACGGTGGACTTCGGCAGCGAAGGCCGCACCTGGCCCGCCGGCACCACGCAGACCTTCAACTTCATCAAGACCGGGGTGACCTGCTCCACCGACATCCGCTGCCCGGCCCTGGTGGTCGAAGCCGGCGGCGGCGTGCGGCTGTGCCCCATCCAATCGCAATGCAGCTGA
- a CDS encoding TonB-dependent receptor: protein MNQAIPRAALGALALAAPAWGFAADAAIVEVVAGRPSSLPTHLPTTIEGITAAEIAEKINATDSEDALKYLPSLLVRKRYIGDYNHAVLSSRASGTGNSARSMVFADGILLSNYLGNGASFTPRWGLVNPEEIERVDVLYGPFSAAYAGNSVGAVVDYVTRMPTRFEAHAKVGFFSQPFDLYGTHETYTGWQTSASLGSRSGAWSWWLSASRLDSQGQPLTFPTRLRSQGGTPAASAVPVTGAVAGLDKSNLPWWLLGSATQYRTQQDQAKLKLAYDFAPGLRATYVVGLWRNDSVGQSTSYLRDAAGQPVYAGPVVIDGRGYTLGATDFNQSREGLQHLMQGLTLQQRSGGVFDWKLATSGYDYRRDRQRAPTAAKPAADDGGAGRLTDLGGTGWDTLSLDAIWRPGGAHQLEFGLQQEQYRWRQAIGNTADWIDGSVTSPSSGFSGNTRLRSLYLQDAWTLAPQWKALLGARFEHWQAWGGEKTVGTGAPVQFADRSEHATSPKLALGWQPSADWSVKLATGRAVRMPTVAELFQGTPGDNPPVNNPALKPERSWTTELASTWSLGPHRVRASLFHEDTRDALYAQTIAGTQPLVSSTQNVGRIRTRGVEGVFEGTDVAIKGVDLLASLTFADSRILDNDGFVASEGKLQPRVPRWRGSLLATWRATERLSASFGARYGSTQYGTLDNSDGHGMAYQGFSRYFTTDLRLRYAISKQWSAAFGIDNLNNAEYWNFHPYPQRTYSAELKFDL, encoded by the coding sequence GTGAACCAAGCCATTCCAAGGGCCGCGCTCGGTGCGCTGGCCCTGGCCGCGCCCGCCTGGGGCTTCGCGGCCGATGCCGCCATCGTCGAAGTGGTGGCCGGCCGCCCCAGTTCGCTGCCCACCCACCTGCCCACCACCATCGAGGGCATCACCGCCGCCGAGATCGCCGAGAAGATCAACGCCACCGACAGCGAAGATGCGCTCAAGTACCTGCCCAGCCTGCTGGTGCGCAAGCGCTACATCGGCGACTACAACCATGCGGTGCTGTCCAGCCGCGCCTCCGGCACCGGCAACAGCGCCCGCTCCATGGTGTTCGCCGACGGCATCCTGCTGTCCAACTACCTGGGCAACGGGGCCAGCTTCACGCCGCGCTGGGGCCTGGTGAACCCCGAGGAGATCGAGCGCGTCGACGTGCTGTACGGCCCGTTCTCGGCCGCCTACGCCGGCAACTCGGTGGGCGCGGTGGTCGACTACGTCACCCGCATGCCCACCCGCTTCGAGGCGCATGCCAAGGTGGGCTTCTTCAGCCAGCCCTTCGACCTCTACGGCACGCACGAGACCTACACCGGCTGGCAGACCAGCGCCTCGCTGGGCAGCCGCAGCGGTGCCTGGTCGTGGTGGCTGTCTGCCAGCCGGCTCGACAGCCAGGGCCAGCCGCTGACCTTTCCCACGCGGCTGCGGTCGCAGGGCGGCACACCCGCCGCCAGCGCTGTGCCGGTGACCGGCGCCGTGGCCGGGCTGGACAAGAGCAACCTGCCCTGGTGGCTGTTGGGCAGCGCCACTCAGTACCGCACGCAGCAAGACCAGGCCAAGCTGAAGCTGGCCTACGACTTTGCGCCCGGCCTGCGCGCCACCTATGTGGTGGGCCTGTGGCGCAATGATTCGGTGGGCCAGTCGACCAGCTATCTGCGGGATGCGGCCGGCCAGCCGGTGTATGCGGGGCCGGTCGTCATCGACGGCCGTGGCTACACGCTGGGCGCCACCGACTTCAACCAGTCGCGCGAAGGTCTGCAGCACCTGATGCAGGGCCTGACGCTGCAGCAGCGCAGCGGCGGCGTGTTCGACTGGAAGCTGGCTACCAGCGGCTATGACTACCGGCGCGACCGCCAGCGCGCGCCCACCGCTGCCAAGCCGGCGGCCGACGACGGTGGCGCCGGCCGCCTGACCGACCTCGGCGGCACCGGCTGGGACACGCTGTCGCTGGACGCCATCTGGCGGCCCGGCGGCGCCCACCAGCTGGAATTCGGCCTGCAGCAGGAGCAGTACCGCTGGCGCCAGGCCATCGGCAACACCGCCGACTGGATCGATGGCAGCGTCACCAGCCCATCCAGCGGCTTCAGCGGCAATACCCGGCTGCGCAGCCTCTATCTGCAGGACGCCTGGACGCTGGCGCCGCAGTGGAAGGCGCTGCTGGGCGCCCGCTTCGAGCACTGGCAGGCCTGGGGCGGCGAGAAGACCGTGGGCACCGGCGCGCCGGTTCAGTTCGCCGACCGCAGCGAGCACGCCACCTCGCCCAAGCTGGCGCTGGGCTGGCAGCCCTCGGCCGACTGGTCGGTGAAGCTGGCCACCGGCCGCGCGGTGCGCATGCCCACGGTGGCCGAGCTGTTCCAGGGCACGCCGGGTGACAACCCGCCGGTCAACAACCCGGCGCTCAAGCCCGAACGGTCGTGGACCACCGAACTGGCCTCCACCTGGAGCCTGGGGCCGCACCGGGTGCGTGCCTCGCTGTTCCATGAAGACACGCGTGACGCGCTGTACGCGCAGACCATCGCCGGCACCCAGCCGCTGGTCAGCAGCACGCAGAACGTGGGCCGCATCCGCACCCGCGGCGTGGAAGGCGTGTTCGAGGGCACCGACGTCGCCATCAAGGGGGTCGACCTGCTGGCCAGCCTGACCTTCGCCGATTCGCGCATCCTGGACAACGATGGCTTTGTGGCCAGTGAAGGCAAGCTGCAGCCTCGCGTGCCGCGCTGGCGGGGCAGCCTGCTGGCCACCTGGCGCGCCACCGAGCGGCTGTCGGCCAGCTTCGGCGCCCGCTACGGCAGCACCCAGTACGGCACGCTGGACAACAGCGACGGCCACGGCATGGCCTACCAGGGCTTCTCGCGCTACTTCACCACCGACCTGCGGCTGCGCTATGCCATCAGCAAGCAGTGGTCGGCGGCCTTCGGCATCGACAACCTGAACAACGCCGAGTACTGGAACTTCCACCCCTACCCGCAACGTACCTACAGCGCCGAGCTGAAGTTCGACCTGTGA
- a CDS encoding PilX N-terminal domain-containing pilus assembly protein produces the protein MMRPRDQQGVTLIVVLVLLLVMLLGGLSMARMTEVGTLVAGNVATKDRALQASEVGINTAFARVVALVNTDADNGSWYVAQQRASDADGVPMNVNWESAPEVQVGSNNEFSVRYFVDRQCSVAAVANPQRECLLRQANTPQSATACKQEDCSYDPPAGRQFRITVRVTTIGRDGQADVSTFVQSLVTKS, from the coding sequence ATGATGCGGCCCCGCGACCAACAAGGCGTCACGCTGATCGTGGTGCTGGTGCTGCTGCTGGTGATGCTGCTGGGCGGCCTGTCGATGGCGCGCATGACCGAGGTGGGCACCCTGGTGGCCGGCAACGTGGCCACCAAGGACCGTGCGCTGCAGGCCTCGGAGGTGGGCATCAACACCGCCTTCGCACGCGTGGTGGCACTGGTGAACACCGACGCCGACAACGGCAGCTGGTACGTGGCCCAGCAGCGGGCCTCCGATGCCGACGGCGTGCCGATGAACGTGAACTGGGAAAGCGCACCCGAAGTGCAGGTGGGCAGCAACAACGAATTCAGCGTGCGCTACTTCGTCGACCGCCAGTGCAGCGTGGCTGCCGTGGCCAACCCGCAGCGCGAATGCCTGCTGCGCCAGGCCAACACGCCGCAGAGCGCCACCGCCTGCAAGCAGGAAGACTGCAGCTACGACCCGCCGGCCGGCCGCCAATTCCGCATCACCGTGCGCGTGACCACCATCGGCCGCGACGGCCAGGCCGACGTGAGCACCTTCGTCCAGTCGCTGGTCACCAAGAGCTGA
- a CDS encoding type IV pilin protein: MQPSRQRGFTLIELMVAVAIVAILSAVALPAYNSYVQRSRVPPALDALSSYQVRMEQRFQDTGSFANNGNCAVQLPTNIANFTITCAVNGTNGYTATATGSGSMSGYTYTVNQAGTRATTAHPKGTNATCWSTKGTVCDT; the protein is encoded by the coding sequence ATGCAACCGTCCCGCCAACGCGGCTTCACCCTGATCGAGTTGATGGTGGCCGTCGCCATCGTGGCCATCCTGTCGGCGGTGGCCCTGCCGGCCTACAACAGCTATGTGCAGCGTTCACGGGTGCCGCCCGCGCTGGACGCGCTGTCGAGCTACCAGGTGCGCATGGAGCAGCGGTTTCAGGACACTGGCAGCTTCGCCAACAACGGCAACTGTGCCGTACAGCTGCCCACCAACATCGCCAACTTCACCATCACCTGCGCGGTGAACGGCACCAACGGCTACACCGCCACCGCCACCGGCAGCGGTTCCATGAGCGGCTACACCTACACCGTCAACCAGGCCGGCACCCGCGCCACCACGGCCCACCCCAAGGGCACCAACGCCACCTGCTGGTCCACCAAGGGCACGGTATGCGACACCTGA
- a CDS encoding YcnI family copper-binding membrane protein, whose protein sequence is MKTTIKTLLLAATAAGLSPTASAHVVLDQPAALAGSYYKATLRIGHGCDGRATTLVKVLVPEGLRGARPMPKAGWTLQATKAPLARPYDSHGKRITEDVREITWEGGPLPDAWADEFSFVAQLPARPGPLPIQVLQQCGNEARLEWFDVAVPGAKPPRSPAPVLEVLPGDGSGHAH, encoded by the coding sequence ATGAAGACGACGATCAAGACCCTGCTGCTGGCCGCCACCGCCGCCGGCCTGAGCCCCACCGCCAGCGCCCATGTGGTGCTGGACCAGCCGGCCGCGCTGGCTGGCAGCTATTACAAGGCCACGCTGCGCATCGGCCACGGCTGCGATGGCCGCGCCACCACGCTGGTGAAGGTGCTGGTGCCCGAAGGCCTGCGTGGCGCCCGGCCAATGCCCAAGGCGGGCTGGACGCTGCAGGCCACCAAGGCGCCGCTGGCCCGGCCCTACGACAGCCACGGCAAGCGCATCACCGAAGACGTGCGCGAGATCACCTGGGAAGGTGGGCCTTTGCCCGACGCCTGGGCCGACGAATTCAGTTTCGTGGCACAACTGCCGGCCCGGCCGGGCCCGCTGCCCATCCAGGTGCTGCAGCAATGCGGCAACGAAGCCCGGCTCGAATGGTTCGATGTGGCCGTGCCGGGCGCCAAGCCCCCGCGCTCACCTGCGCCCGTGCTGGAGGTGTTGCCGGGCGACGGCAGCGGCCACGCCCATTGA